From the genome of Melitaea cinxia chromosome 12, ilMelCinx1.1, whole genome shotgun sequence, one region includes:
- the LOC123658300 gene encoding tetraspanin-11-like: protein MSMSRCYSLMKCLLIICNILFLIVGVGVCGFAGWALWDGRASETSAGRAGLCALAVWAAVLSFGAVAALAGAMRGSASLLAGAFALLALSAVAEGAAAWWGAAHAPQLKQALRDRLRYTLLHDYGMLPARTQVLDAIQHGLQCCGAESALDWQQARWARPAGALDLSVSAPPPSYRVPPSCCSVSTLSIPSLHTEDSAECEEARVVPATSRGGAGLYDVPCGPRVLAALERAARGPLLAAAGLLAAHAAALLLALALCLRARPPPRYKA, encoded by the exons ATGAGCATGTCTCGCTGCTACTCGTTGATGAAATGTTTGCTGATTATATGCAACATTTTATTTCTC ATCGTGGGCGTGGGGGTGTGCGGGTTCGCGGGCTGGGCGCTGTGGGACGGGCGCGCGTCGGAGACCAGCGCTGGGCGCGCCGGCCTGTGCGCGCTCGCAGTGTGGGCCGCTGTGCTCAGCTTCGGAGCGGTGGCGGCGCTGGCGG GTGCCATGCGCGGCTCCGCTTCTCTACTGGCGGGTGCGTTTGCGCTGCTGGCTCTGAGCGCCGTGGCGGAGGGCGCTGCCGCCTGGTGGGGCGCCGCGCACGCTCCGCAGCTCAAGCAG GCGCTACGCGACCGGCTCCGCTACACGCTGCTTCACGACTACGGCATGCTGCCGGCGCGCACGCAGGTGCTCGACGCGATACAGCACGGG CTGCAGTGCTGCGGCGCGGAGAGCGCGCTGGACTGGCAGCAGGCGCGCTGGGCGCGGCCGGCCGGCGCGCTGGACCTCAGCGTGAGCGCGCCGCCGCCCTCCTACCGCGTGCCGCCCTCCTGCTGCAGCGTGAGCACACTCTCCATACCGTCGCTGCAC ACGGAGGATTCGGCGGAGTGCGAGGAGGCGCGCGTGGTGCCGGCGACGTCGCGCGGCGGCGCGGGGCTGTACGACGTGCCGTGCGGGCCGCGCGTGCTGGCGGCCCTGGAgcgcgcggcgcgcggcccgctgctggcggccgccggcctgctggccgcgcacgccgccgcgctgctgctggcgctggcgctgtgtctgcgcgcgcgcccgccgccgcgctaCAAGGCGTAA